Proteins from one Palaemon carinicauda isolate YSFRI2023 chromosome 26, ASM3689809v2, whole genome shotgun sequence genomic window:
- the LOC137619448 gene encoding glutamate receptor ionotropic, delta-2-like, which yields MEVEGARNSIATLEDLVNEGTQVTICLRYSAEHWELLLPRVDSGGIVRFPEKDRYKSATTDTSTTSKYYSLSGRQMKIAVKGLMLTVTLGTTYPDGSVEVVSGAEGFLLKTLSSTLNFTFQAFLPKDQLWGNLLPDGSVTGIIGMVARREAHVAISALAMSESREKVTDFAWIFQNYPSLLISRSPKEKNKALSALSPFQLKVWLFLIVSVLSMGPFVYTISYLVNRYLTYDAQNDIQWYAFNMFRIIVNQGIFIRERSWPIRAILSFYLIFCIVFSVDFKRLEKYVIGILAFLTD from the exons ATGGAAGTCGAAGGAGCTCGCAACAGTATAGCGACCCTTGAAGATCTCGTCAACGAAGGGACTCAGGTTACGATCTGCTTGAGATACTCAGCTGAACATTGGGAGTTACTTCTTCCTCGTGTCGACTCAGGAGGTATTGTACG ATTCCCAGAGAAAGACCGATATAAATCTGCGACAACAGATACCAGTACCACATCAAAATATTATAGTTTGAGTGGACGTCAGATGAAGATAGCGGTAAAGGGATTAATGTTGACTGTTACTTTAGGCACAACTTATCCAGATGGAAGTGTTGAAGTTGTTTCAGGGGCTGAAGGTTTCTTGCTAAAAACCCTGAGTTCTACTCTGAACTTTAC GTTCCAAGCATTCCTTCCGAAAGACCAGTTATGGGGAAACCTTCTCCCAGACGGAAGTGTAACTGGAATCATAGGAATGGTAGCCAGACGAGAAGCTCATGTCGCAATCTCAGCTTTGGCGATGTCAG AGAGTAGAGAAAAGGTTACCGATTTTGCTTGGATATTCCAGAATTACCCCTCCTTACTAATCTCAAGATCTCCCAAGGAAAAGAACAAGGCCTTATCTGCTCTTAGTCCTTTCCAGCTGAAG GTATGGCTTTTCCTCATCGTGTCCGTTCTATCAATGGGCCCTTTTGTATACACGATATCTTATCTCGTAAACAGATATCTGACATATGACGCTCAGAATGATATCCAGTGGTATGCATTCAACATGTTCCGAATCATTGTCAATCAGGGAATCTTCATCCGAGAGAGGTCCTGGCCAATAAGAGCCATCCTCTCTTTCTATCTTATTTTCTGCATCGTTTTCTCAG TGGActtcaaaaggttggaaaagtatgtCATTGGTATACTGGCCTTTCTAACAGACTAA